A window of Penaeus monodon isolate SGIC_2016 chromosome 40, NSTDA_Pmon_1, whole genome shotgun sequence contains these coding sequences:
- the LOC119598002 gene encoding glutamate receptor-like encodes MKRPTNADYMWTVYTKQFEKEAWGVTLSVTVVLMVLVFLVLRLSRREESVSPSISAFTVLGILFGQGSILEFRSLAGRILMVSVLFLQVIILAFYTSNLVTALAVRPSLPPFEGLEDVHQDPTVTFGIQRGTALDEIFKVCGFKASSSPSPIPSSSASPSPPKKEKKNTLSLTSFAFQNSKNRLYQSVYQKIKPEDTVSSTKDGMRRIFRERYAFLVWELYYTLNNQGGCDNYLLPQRYFTDHASFILTKGSPLTPIFNNVILDLGSSGLLSKFWLELKVTNNDCDDLETASLEFLTLVTSFLVLCVGAVASLGFLGVEWILSRRLWETFCGKGEG; translated from the exons ATGAAGCGCCCGACCAACGCCGATTACATGTGGACTGTTTACACCAAGCAGTTCGAGAAGGAAGCCTGGGGGGTGACGTTATCGGTAACCGTGGTTCTCATGGTACTTGTTTTCCTGGTCCTGCGTCTCTCTCGTCGGGAGGAGAGCGTCTCGCCGTCCATCTCTGCGTTTACGGTCCTGGGGATTTTGTTTGGTCAGG GCTCGATCCTCGAATTCCGCTCGCTTGCAGGAAGAATATTAATGGTCAGCGTCCTCTTCTTGCAAGTTATTATTCTGGCGTTCTATACAAGCAACCTCGTGACTGCCCTCGCCGTGAGACCTTCACTACCGCCGTTTGAAGGGCTCGAGGACGTTCATCAGGATCCGACGGTGACTTTCGGCATCCAGAGGGGGACTGCACTCGATGAAATCTTTAAGGTCTGTGGGTTTAagg cctcatcctcaccctcacccatacCCTCATCCTCAGCCTCACCTTcaccaccaaaaaaagaaaaaaaaaacaccctatcACTCACCTCCTTTGCATTCCAGAACTCGAAAAACCGTCTCTATCAGTCGGTCTACCAGAAGATCAAACCCGAAGACACTGTATCCTCGACGAAAGACGGAATGCGTCGTATCTTCCGCGAGAGATATGCCTTCCTCGTGTGGGAACTTTACTACACTTTAAATAACCAGGGGGGCTGTGATAACTACCTTCTGCCGCAGAGGTACTTCACTGACCATGCTTCTTTCATTCTGACGAAGGGATCTCCCCTCACGCCGATTTTCAACAACGT TATCCTAGACCTCGGCTCGTCCGGCCTTTTGTCGAAGTTCTGGCTGGAGCTCAAAGTGACCAACAACGACTGCGACGACCTCGAGACCGCCTCCCTGGAGTTCCTGACGCTGGTCACCTCCTTCCTGGTGCTGTGCGTGGGGGCAGTGGCGTCCCTCGGTTTCCTGGGGGTGGAGTGGATCCTCTCGCGAAGACTGTGGGAGACGTTCTGCGGGAAGGGCGAGGGTTAG